A stretch of the Filimonas lacunae genome encodes the following:
- a CDS encoding RagB/SusD family nutrient uptake outer membrane protein has product MKCSIYIGVVMAALLLGGCKKFLESDSPSRFPEEYVFSSESDARKSVYMVYALFNQDAFTSRVSTLFAGNTDVEVGLTVGASPDGARRDLWSFEATTSNADLLTVWNNAYSAINRANECEYGLTTIALPKAPNNVNYLNMLGEVKALRAYWYMLLMHHWGDVPLNTKPSRAGDNFYLPRTGRDSILTFLINDLIAIEPKMQWADQLTNGIEIINREFVTALIARLALMRGGYWLYPDMEMKRKEDYLDYYKIANTYCKKLVELKPRALTDFATVFMNENKYIKPVNDDILYEVAYPPGYGDVGWCTGVGVTNGTSYHSFGSTTIQFGFAPSYYYSFDTTDLRLPATCSLISYNDTLAQAPVAVTSITINKWNRILVPTPLGPASAKGTSINWPLMRYADVLLMLAESENELNGPTEIAKDALRKVRQRAFPVAQWGEKVENYLATQASGKVGFFNAIVNERAWELGGEMIRKFDLVRWNLYSRKIADTRNLLNQMGQDAVAGVGTYSNLPDYLYAKRNADKSVTFLNRFQKYTGAVPAEYSIKTTWMRGLWNTTTNSPANYNLWQWRGYTDNTGQTPVRYVLPLHGSVITAAQGSLSNQYGY; this is encoded by the coding sequence ATGAAATGTTCGATATATATAGGGGTAGTGATGGCAGCGCTGCTGCTGGGGGGCTGTAAAAAATTCCTGGAATCCGATTCGCCTTCCCGCTTTCCCGAGGAGTATGTGTTCAGCTCCGAATCAGACGCCCGTAAGTCGGTGTATATGGTATATGCCCTGTTTAACCAGGATGCATTTACGTCGCGCGTGTCTACTTTGTTTGCTGGTAATACCGATGTAGAAGTGGGTTTGACAGTAGGCGCTTCGCCCGATGGGGCCAGAAGAGATCTGTGGTCGTTTGAAGCCACTACTTCCAATGCCGATTTGCTTACGGTATGGAACAATGCCTATAGTGCTATTAACCGGGCCAATGAGTGTGAATACGGCTTAACTACCATAGCGTTGCCTAAAGCACCTAATAATGTCAATTACCTGAATATGCTGGGCGAAGTAAAAGCCCTGCGTGCTTACTGGTATATGCTGCTGATGCATCACTGGGGCGATGTGCCTTTGAATACCAAGCCTTCGCGTGCCGGCGATAATTTTTACCTGCCACGTACCGGCCGCGATTCTATACTTACTTTTTTAATCAATGACCTGATAGCGATTGAACCTAAAATGCAATGGGCCGATCAGCTGACAAACGGCATTGAAATTATCAACCGCGAATTTGTAACCGCGTTGATTGCCCGCCTGGCACTGATGCGTGGTGGTTACTGGCTGTATCCGGATATGGAAATGAAGCGCAAAGAAGATTATCTGGATTATTACAAAATAGCGAACACCTACTGTAAAAAGCTGGTAGAGCTGAAGCCAAGGGCGCTGACAGATTTTGCTACCGTGTTTATGAATGAGAACAAATACATTAAACCGGTGAACGATGATATATTGTATGAAGTGGCCTATCCTCCGGGATATGGTGATGTAGGTTGGTGTACAGGGGTGGGGGTAACCAATGGTACAAGTTACCATTCTTTTGGTTCTACTACCATACAATTCGGTTTTGCCCCAAGCTATTATTACTCGTTCGATACTACCGATCTGCGTTTGCCGGCCACCTGCTCGCTCATCAGTTATAACGATACCCTGGCGCAGGCCCCGGTAGCCGTAACCTCTATTACCATCAACAAATGGAACCGCATACTGGTGCCTACCCCGTTAGGTCCTGCATCGGCCAAGGGTACCAGCATTAACTGGCCGCTGATGCGTTACGCAGATGTGTTGCTGATGCTGGCAGAAAGCGAGAATGAATTAAATGGTCCTACGGAAATAGCGAAAGATGCCTTACGTAAAGTAAGACAACGCGCTTTTCCGGTAGCGCAATGGGGCGAGAAGGTAGAAAATTATCTTGCTACACAGGCATCGGGCAAAGTGGGTTTCTTCAATGCTATTGTAAATGAACGTGCCTGGGAGCTGGGCGGTGAAATGATCAGGAAGTTTGACCTGGTGCGCTGGAACCTGTATAGCCGGAAAATAGCAGATACCCGTAACCTGTTAAACCAGATGGGACAAGATGCGGTGGCAGGTGTAGGCACTTATTCCAATTTGCCGGATTATCTGTATGCGAAAAGAAACGCCGATAAGAGTGTTACTTTCTTAAACCGCTTTCAGAAATACACTGGTGCTGTGCCGGCTGAATATAGTATCAAAACCACGTGGATGCGCGGTTTATGGAATACTACCACCAACAGCCCGGCCAACTACAACCTGTGGCAATGGCGGGGTTATACCGATAACACGGGTCAAACGCCTGTACGATACGTGTTGCCGCTGCATGGTTCGGTAATTACTGCTGCACAGGGTTCGTTAAGCAATCAGTACGGTTATTAA
- a CDS encoding TonB-dependent receptor, whose product MEPIACERALPLQCRRATACRLRTATLFVLLLLAGIAPGLAQKVTLNAKGQQLETIFQDITRQTGYTFFYPEGFVKKLPPVTVTVNNEALEKALTACFEQAPLTFSIVEKTIVVKEKKNAATPALQATKAPPPIVINGNIINVNKEPLLGASVHEKGGTAKVLTKADGNFALTISKLPATLVVSYIGYQVKEIAVTQEVPVTVALEEMNKSMEDVVVIGYQAVKRKDLTGTVSSLSGAQLEKIPVSSAAEALTGRLPGVQVTTVDGQPGAEVVIRVRGGGSITGSNDPLYIVDGFRVNSINDIAPADIATIDILKDAATAAIYGAAGANGVIIITTKSAKGGKTSINYNGFMQSRQLPKKLEVLSPYEFVLAQYEYARLKSQTDVDNFTKYFGDYEDLELYKYQKGTDWQQQLYGSPSYSQQNSVSLTGGNDKTKVALNFTHNKEAGLIASNNFKRYYLNFKLNHEISKALKFDMAMRYTNTIINGAGSSGSSNFRIGDGITTRPVNGIADMVIIDPGAGDDYEQFLSSLVNPLKLTDQDYRKRTGRLFSFNAGLSWNINKSITYRTEASYGLSYAQNRRYYGPLTSTARNEGGNLPMGEITQTQTEDYRLTNTLRVAVKKNANHDLNVLLGQEILSRNKGFEEYNRAKYFNADILPEKLFATMSLGTQDQHTTTEMAADKTASFFGQAIYQFQKKYILNFTIRYDGSTRFAPGKQWGAFPAASAAWRISSEDFMKNFTFITDLKLRASYGVAGNNNISSDQWRVLFTPSVTRPYGAGDVANPYYTYASSQLTNPDVRWETTITRNIGLDFTLFNKVNGTLDFYHNTTKDLLVQSAIPPTTGFPTQQRNIGQTSNRGIELALNATVVSKKDLNVELNFNIGINRARIDKLDGVDERLFNSNWAGTDLKSQDDYRLYVGQTIGLMYGYVTDGMYSVDDFDSYDASTRKYILKSGVPSADLGGIGVRPGTLKLKDLDDSGDITAADRKVIGNALPKATGGFGVSASYKGFDVTAFFNWVYGNSVYNTGKISFNMLYRTSYGNMLNTSNYDNRFHYINSAGELVTDLKQLAALNPNPKIWSPFSMGTASPYFHSWAVENGSFLRLNTFSIGYSVPSKLIKAIYMTKLRVYATVYNAFLITGYSGYDPEVSTTRSSGYSQLTPGVDYSAYPKSRSYTVGVNVTF is encoded by the coding sequence ATGGAACCGATTGCTTGTGAGCGTGCATTGCCATTGCAATGCCGGCGGGCCACTGCTTGCCGTTTGCGTACTGCCACCTTGTTTGTATTGCTATTGCTGGCAGGTATTGCGCCGGGCTTAGCCCAGAAAGTAACCCTGAATGCAAAGGGGCAACAGCTGGAAACCATATTCCAGGATATTACCCGGCAAACGGGTTATACCTTTTTTTACCCGGAAGGCTTTGTGAAAAAATTACCTCCTGTAACAGTTACCGTTAACAACGAAGCTTTAGAAAAAGCATTAACTGCCTGCTTTGAACAGGCGCCACTTACTTTTTCCATAGTAGAGAAAACCATTGTGGTAAAAGAAAAGAAAAACGCTGCCACGCCGGCTTTGCAGGCCACCAAGGCCCCCCCTCCGATAGTGATCAACGGCAACATCATTAACGTTAACAAAGAGCCTTTACTGGGGGCCAGTGTGCATGAAAAAGGCGGTACTGCCAAAGTGCTTACCAAAGCAGATGGCAACTTTGCATTAACTATCAGCAAACTGCCGGCTACCCTGGTGGTATCGTACATCGGCTACCAGGTAAAAGAAATAGCTGTTACACAGGAAGTACCTGTTACGGTAGCGTTGGAAGAAATGAATAAGAGTATGGAGGATGTGGTGGTGATTGGCTACCAGGCGGTGAAAAGAAAAGATTTAACGGGTACTGTGTCTTCGTTAAGCGGGGCGCAACTGGAAAAAATTCCGGTATCAAGTGCAGCGGAAGCGCTTACCGGCCGTTTGCCCGGCGTGCAGGTAACTACGGTGGATGGACAGCCCGGTGCAGAGGTAGTGATACGGGTGCGCGGTGGTGGTTCCATCACAGGCAGTAACGATCCGTTATATATAGTAGATGGTTTTAGGGTAAACAGCATCAATGATATTGCCCCGGCAGATATTGCTACCATTGATATTCTGAAAGATGCAGCTACTGCAGCAATCTATGGTGCAGCAGGTGCTAACGGCGTTATCATCATCACTACCAAAAGTGCGAAGGGGGGTAAAACTTCTATTAATTACAATGGTTTTATGCAGTCCCGGCAACTGCCAAAGAAACTGGAAGTGTTATCGCCCTACGAATTTGTGTTGGCGCAGTATGAGTATGCGCGTTTGAAAAGCCAGACGGATGTAGATAATTTTACCAAGTACTTTGGTGATTATGAAGACCTGGAATTGTATAAATACCAGAAGGGCACCGATTGGCAACAGCAATTGTATGGCAGCCCGTCTTACTCACAACAGAACAGTGTAAGCCTTACCGGCGGTAACGATAAAACAAAGGTGGCGCTCAACTTTACCCACAACAAAGAAGCGGGTTTAATTGCCAGCAATAACTTCAAACGATATTACCTCAACTTCAAGCTGAACCACGAAATTTCCAAAGCGTTGAAGTTTGATATGGCTATGCGTTATACCAACACTATTATCAATGGTGCGGGTTCTTCGGGCAGCTCTAACTTTAGAATTGGCGATGGTATTACCACAAGGCCGGTAAATGGTATTGCGGATATGGTGATCATAGATCCCGGTGCCGGCGATGATTATGAACAGTTTTTATCCAGCCTGGTAAACCCGCTGAAATTAACCGATCAGGATTACCGCAAAAGAACCGGGCGCTTGTTTAGCTTCAACGCCGGTTTGTCGTGGAATATTAATAAAAGCATTACGTATCGCACAGAAGCCAGTTATGGCCTTAGTTATGCACAAAACCGCCGTTACTATGGCCCGCTTACCAGCACTGCCCGTAACGAAGGAGGTAACCTGCCTATGGGTGAAATTACCCAAACACAAACAGAAGATTACCGCCTTACCAACACGTTGCGTGTGGCCGTGAAAAAGAATGCCAATCACGATTTGAATGTATTGTTAGGGCAGGAAATACTTTCGCGCAACAAAGGCTTTGAAGAATATAACCGTGCTAAATATTTCAATGCGGATATCTTACCCGAAAAGCTGTTTGCCACTATGAGCCTGGGCACACAGGATCAGCATACCACCACAGAAATGGCGGCCGATAAAACTGCTTCTTTCTTTGGTCAGGCTATTTACCAGTTTCAGAAGAAGTATATATTAAACTTTACCATTCGTTATGATGGCAGCACTCGTTTTGCTCCCGGCAAACAATGGGGCGCCTTTCCGGCAGCTTCTGCGGCATGGCGTATCTCTTCGGAGGACTTCATGAAGAATTTCACCTTTATCACCGATTTAAAACTGCGGGCCAGTTATGGTGTAGCGGGTAATAACAATATCAGCTCTGATCAATGGCGGGTGTTGTTTACGCCAAGCGTTACCAGACCTTATGGTGCAGGAGATGTAGCCAATCCGTATTATACCTATGCCAGCTCGCAATTGACCAACCCTGATGTAAGATGGGAAACCACCATTACCCGTAACATTGGCTTAGACTTTACCCTGTTTAACAAAGTAAACGGTACGCTGGATTTTTATCATAACACTACCAAAGACCTGCTGGTGCAGTCGGCTATACCGCCTACTACCGGCTTCCCTACGCAACAGCGTAATATTGGCCAAACCAGCAACAGGGGTATTGAGCTGGCTTTGAATGCTACCGTTGTATCGAAGAAGGATTTAAATGTGGAGCTGAACTTTAACATCGGTATTAACAGGGCCAGAATTGATAAGCTGGATGGGGTGGATGAAAGATTGTTCAACAGTAACTGGGCAGGTACGGATTTAAAAAGCCAGGATGATTACCGCCTGTATGTAGGCCAAACCATCGGCTTAATGTATGGCTATGTAACAGATGGCATGTACTCGGTGGATGATTTTGATTCTTACGATGCTTCTACCCGCAAGTATATTTTAAAAAGCGGTGTGCCTTCTGCCGACCTGGGTGGTATTGGGGTAAGGCCGGGTACCTTGAAGTTGAAAGACCTGGATGATTCCGGTGATATCACTGCCGCCGATCGCAAGGTAATAGGTAACGCATTGCCTAAAGCTACCGGCGGGTTTGGCGTAAGTGCTTCTTATAAAGGTTTTGATGTCACTGCTTTCTTTAACTGGGTATATGGCAATAGTGTATATAACACCGGTAAAATATCCTTTAACATGTTGTACCGTACCAGCTATGGTAACATGTTGAACACTTCTAACTATGACAACCGTTTCCATTATATCAATAGTGCAGGCGAGCTGGTAACAGATCTGAAACAGCTGGCGGCTTTAAATCCCAATCCTAAAATATGGTCGCCTTTTTCTATGGGCACGGCTTCGCCTTATTTCCATTCCTGGGCTGTGGAAAATGGTTCATTCCTGCGGTTAAATACTTTTTCTATCGGTTACTCCGTACCGTCTAAGCTGATCAAGGCTATTTATATGACCAAGCTACGTGTGTATGCCACAGTGTATAACGCCTTTCTTATCACCGGTTATAGCGGCTACGATCCGGAAGTGAGCACCACGCGCAGCAGCGGCTACAGCCAGCTGACACCGGGTGTGGATTACAGCGCTTATCCTAAAAGCAGATCGTATACCGTGGGTGTGAACGTAACCTTTTAA